In one window of Hymenobacter nivis DNA:
- a CDS encoding transposase family protein, whose protein sequence is MDYLSLRERPRQFLALTSLRAAEFDDLLTDFAPAWERHHRYHTLEGTKRAFPAHRERANAVLAGSDIKLFFLLTYLKSNALQEHQAASFGISQARVSHLATALLGVLNQVLARRGLLPVRDGGELAQRLANHPEPVFAYDGVERGVPRNTDREAQAEEYSAKKKRTA, encoded by the coding sequence ATGGATTACCTGAGTTTGCGCGAGCGGCCCCGCCAGTTTCTGGCCCTAACCAGCTTGCGAGCGGCGGAGTTTGACGACTTGCTGACCGACTTTGCCCCGGCCTGGGAGCGCCACCACCGCTACCACACCCTGGAAGGAACCAAACGGGCGTTCCCCGCCCACCGCGAGCGGGCCAACGCCGTGCTGGCGGGCAGCGATATAAAGCTCTTTTTTCTGCTCACCTACCTCAAAAGCAACGCCTTGCAAGAGCACCAGGCCGCCAGCTTTGGCATTTCGCAAGCGCGCGTCAGCCACTTGGCTACCGCCCTGCTGGGCGTGCTCAACCAGGTGCTGGCCCGGCGCGGGCTGCTGCCCGTGCGCGACGGCGGCGAGTTGGCTCAGCGCCTGGCTAACCACCCGGAGCCGGTCTTTGCCTACGACGGGGTCGAGCGGGGCGTACCACGTAACACGGACCGGGAGGCCCAGGCCGAGGAGTACAGCGCCAAAAAAAAGCGCACCGCGTAA
- a CDS encoding acyl-CoA dehydrogenase family protein: MSSIADVLAPEAKAHTAQGGSTNANGFTDYFDLDGLLTEEHILVRQSIRDFVKKEISPNIEKWAQQAHFPSEIVRKFGDVGAFGPTIPTEYGGGGMDYISYGLIMQEIERGDSGMRSTASVQGSLVMFPIYQYGSEAQRQKFLPRLASGEWLGCFGLTEPDHGSNPGGMTTNIKEEGDHYVLNGAKLWISNSPECQVAVVWAKNEQGRIKGVLVERGMEGFTTPEIHNKWSLRASTTGELVFDNVRIPKENILPNIEGLRGPLSCLDSARFGIAWGAIGAAIDCYESALKYSLEREQFGKPIAAFQLQQRKLAEMITEITKAQLMAWRLGVLKNEGKATSAQISMAKRNSVDMALHVAREARQIHGGMGITGEYPIMRHMMNLESVITYEGTHDIHLLITGADITGIQAFK; the protein is encoded by the coding sequence ATGTCCTCCATCGCCGACGTCCTTGCCCCCGAAGCCAAAGCCCACACCGCCCAGGGCGGCAGCACCAACGCCAACGGCTTCACCGATTATTTCGACCTCGATGGCCTGCTCACCGAGGAGCATATCCTTGTGCGCCAGAGCATCCGCGACTTCGTAAAAAAGGAGATTTCGCCCAACATCGAGAAGTGGGCCCAGCAGGCGCATTTCCCCTCCGAAATCGTGCGCAAGTTTGGCGACGTGGGGGCCTTCGGGCCCACCATCCCCACCGAGTACGGCGGTGGCGGCATGGACTACATCAGCTATGGCCTGATTATGCAGGAAATTGAGCGCGGCGACTCCGGGATGCGTTCCACGGCCTCGGTGCAGGGCTCGCTCGTGATGTTCCCCATTTATCAGTACGGCTCGGAGGCGCAGCGCCAGAAGTTCCTACCCAGGCTGGCCAGCGGCGAGTGGCTGGGCTGCTTCGGCCTCACGGAGCCCGACCACGGCTCTAACCCCGGCGGCATGACCACCAACATCAAGGAGGAAGGCGACCACTACGTTTTGAACGGTGCCAAGCTCTGGATTTCTAACTCCCCCGAGTGCCAGGTGGCCGTGGTCTGGGCCAAAAACGAGCAAGGCCGCATCAAGGGCGTCCTTGTGGAGCGCGGCATGGAAGGCTTCACCACGCCCGAAATCCATAACAAGTGGAGCCTGCGGGCCAGCACCACCGGCGAGCTGGTATTCGACAACGTGCGGATTCCCAAGGAGAACATACTCCCCAACATCGAAGGCCTCCGGGGCCCCCTCAGCTGCCTCGACTCGGCCCGCTTCGGCATTGCCTGGGGCGCCATCGGCGCGGCCATCGACTGCTACGAGTCGGCCCTCAAGTATAGCCTGGAGCGCGAGCAGTTCGGCAAGCCCATCGCCGCCTTCCAGCTCCAGCAGCGCAAACTGGCCGAGATGATCACCGAAATTACCAAGGCCCAGCTCATGGCCTGGCGCCTGGGCGTGCTCAAAAATGAAGGCAAGGCCACCAGCGCCCAAATCAGCATGGCCAAGCGCAACTCCGTCGACATGGCCCTGCACGTGGCCCGCGAGGCCCGCCAGATTCACGGCGGCATGGGCATCACCGGCGAGTATCCCATCATGCGCCACATGATGAACCTCGAATCGGTTATCACCTACGAAGGCACCCACGATATCCACCTGCTCATTACGGGCGCGGATATCACGGGAATTCAGGCGTTTAAGTAA
- a CDS encoding ATP-binding cassette domain-containing protein — translation MIDFHLRKALHTAAGPRTLDVALALAPGELLAVTGPSGAGKTTLLRLLAGLDRPDGGFVRAGGQVWYDQDARQWLPPQRRPLGFVFQDYALFPNMTVRENLAFAAAGQPGAGPLVAELLALMELTELAPRRPGALSGGQQQRVALARALARRPRLLLLDEPLSALDLPTRLRLQQVLADAHQHFGLTTLLISHDPAEIARLAHRVVELDLGQVRRVGPPAPEPPGPLAGRVVAILPSGRLLVQLAGGPTLTDVPAPPGRTYAPGDELALTVGVE, via the coding sequence GTGATTGACTTCCACCTCCGCAAAGCCCTGCACACCGCCGCCGGCCCCCGCACCCTCGACGTGGCCCTGGCCCTGGCCCCCGGCGAGCTGCTGGCCGTAACGGGGCCCTCGGGCGCCGGCAAAACCACCCTGCTGCGTCTGCTCGCCGGCCTCGACCGGCCCGACGGCGGCTTCGTGCGGGCCGGGGGCCAGGTTTGGTACGACCAGGATGCGCGCCAGTGGCTGCCGCCGCAGCGGCGCCCGCTGGGCTTCGTGTTTCAGGACTATGCCCTGTTTCCGAATATGACGGTGCGCGAAAACCTGGCCTTTGCCGCCGCCGGTCAGCCCGGCGCGGGGCCCCTGGTAGCCGAGCTGCTGGCCCTGATGGAGCTAACCGAGCTGGCCCCGCGCCGCCCCGGGGCCCTGTCGGGCGGCCAGCAGCAGCGCGTGGCGCTGGCCCGCGCCCTGGCCCGCCGCCCGCGCCTGCTCCTGCTCGACGAGCCCCTCTCGGCCCTCGACCTGCCCACCCGCCTGCGCCTCCAGCAGGTGCTGGCCGATGCGCACCAGCACTTTGGCCTCACCACGCTGCTCATCAGCCACGACCCGGCCGAAATTGCCCGCCTCGCCCACCGCGTGGTGGAGCTGGACCTGGGCCAAGTGCGCCGCGTGGGGCCCCCGGCGCCGGAGCCCCCGGGGCCCCTGGCAGGCCGGGTAGTGGCAATATTGCCCAGTGGCCGGCTGCTGGTGCAGTTGGCCGGCGGCCCCACTCTCACAGATGTGCCCGCGCCGCCCGGCCGCACCTACGCCCCCGGCGACGAGCTGGCGCTGACGGTGGGCGTGGAATAG
- the modB gene encoding molybdate ABC transporter permease subunit → MLPIRLAFELTPDYWETLRLTLALATCTAGLLLLLGIPLAYALVHSRGFFKPLLEAVVGLPLVLPPTVIGFYLLLAFSDDTALGRFLINTLGLSLNFTFAGILVGSLVYSLPFMVQPLQAGFQNLPRSLTEASHTLGKSRLTTLWRVLLPNMKPALLSGTVLAFAHTLGEFGVVLMIGGNLPGRTRVASIAIYDEQQSLHYPQANAYALTLLGVAFVILVLLFYVTKRDSARRLL, encoded by the coding sequence TTGCTACCCATCCGTTTGGCGTTTGAGCTAACCCCCGATTATTGGGAAACCCTGCGCCTGACGCTGGCCCTGGCCACCTGCACGGCGGGGCTGCTGCTGCTGCTGGGCATCCCGCTGGCCTACGCCCTGGTGCACAGCCGGGGCTTTTTCAAGCCGCTGCTGGAGGCCGTGGTGGGCCTGCCGCTGGTGCTGCCGCCCACCGTAATCGGGTTTTACCTACTGCTGGCGTTCAGCGACGACACAGCGCTGGGGCGGTTTTTAATTAACACGCTGGGGCTGAGCCTGAACTTCACGTTTGCCGGCATTCTGGTGGGGTCGCTGGTGTACAGCCTGCCGTTTATGGTGCAGCCGCTGCAAGCCGGGTTCCAAAACCTGCCGCGCTCCCTCACCGAGGCATCCCACACGCTGGGTAAGTCGCGCCTCACCACGCTCTGGCGGGTGCTACTGCCCAACATGAAGCCCGCCCTGCTCAGCGGCACCGTGCTGGCCTTTGCCCACACCCTGGGCGAGTTCGGGGTGGTGCTGATGATTGGCGGCAACCTGCCGGGCCGCACCCGCGTGGCCTCCATCGCCATCTACGACGAGCAGCAGAGCCTGCACTACCCGCAGGCCAACGCCTACGCCCTCACGTTGTTGGGCGTGGCCTTTGTTATTTTGGTGCTACTCTTTTACGTAACAAAAAGAGACTCCGCCCGCCGCCTGCTGTAA
- the modA gene encoding molybdate ABC transporter substrate-binding protein: MRRLIFLFCLLLAAGGAGGAAPAPGGPALTIAAAADLKYVLDSLVTIFNRRHPAAQASVVYGSSGRFYEQLSHGAPFDIFFSADSDYPRRLQQAGLTAGAPVPYAQGRLVLWSKKVDPKLKGINTLLDPRMQRVAIANPAHAPYGRRAEEVLRHYQLYDRVQPRLVLGENIGQAAQYASTGAADAGLLAYSLALSPELRRLGKFYLIPAAAHTPLQQSYVLLKRAQGNAAAAAFVAFVAGPVARQALRKYGFSLAGGR, encoded by the coding sequence ATGCGCCGCTTAATATTCCTATTCTGCCTGCTGCTGGCCGCCGGGGGGGCCGGGGGGGCCGCCCCCGCCCCGGGGGGGCCGGCGCTCACCATTGCCGCCGCCGCCGATTTAAAGTACGTGCTCGACTCGCTGGTGACGATTTTTAACCGGCGGCATCCCGCAGCCCAGGCCAGCGTGGTGTATGGCTCGTCGGGCCGGTTTTATGAGCAACTGAGCCACGGGGCCCCATTCGACATTTTCTTTTCGGCCGACAGCGACTACCCGCGGCGCTTGCAGCAGGCGGGCCTCACGGCCGGGGCTCCGGTGCCCTACGCCCAGGGCCGCCTGGTGCTGTGGAGTAAGAAAGTCGACCCTAAGCTAAAGGGAATCAACACGCTGCTCGACCCCCGGATGCAGCGCGTGGCCATTGCCAACCCCGCCCACGCCCCCTACGGCCGCCGGGCCGAGGAAGTGCTGCGCCACTACCAGCTCTACGACCGGGTGCAGCCCCGGCTGGTGCTGGGCGAAAACATCGGCCAGGCCGCCCAGTACGCCAGCACCGGCGCGGCCGACGCCGGCCTGCTGGCCTACTCGCTGGCCCTCAGCCCCGAGCTGCGCCGCCTGGGCAAATTCTACCTGATTCCGGCCGCCGCCCACACGCCCTTGCAGCAGAGCTACGTGCTGCTGAAGCGGGCCCAGGGCAACGCCGCGGCCGCGGCTTTCGTGGCGTTTGTAGCCGGCCCGGTGGCCCGGCAAGCGCTGCGCAAGTACGGCTTCAGCCTGGCCGGCGGTCGCTAA